In Myxococcus virescens, a single genomic region encodes these proteins:
- a CDS encoding ABC transporter permease, whose protein sequence is MTMTLGQDLRFALRRLRGSPTFTLVAVATLALGIGANVSIFSVVNAVLLRPLPMHDDARLVRVYSLRTQGPGPTSVLDFMDLREQSRTLKGLSAVAPVAVTLAADSADTSPEKVQAGMVTGDFFPMLGARVQLGRALHPDDVRPGAPKVAVISHALWQRRFGGSAAVLGRSVDLGAPEPWTVVGVMAPGFDFPARSELWSPLLWEEGMTKPEGRGAHWLEVYGRLGPDVALESARTELSAIAHRLAEQYPQTNEGKDARVEPLRDVLVGNVRPSLLLMLGAVGLVLLIACANLTHLLLARAASREGEVSVRIALGASRGRIARELLVECGVLAGLGAAVGLLVAMWALDALATWGPQDIPRIEEVSLDGPVLAFTAGLAVLTTLLFGLVPALQAGRLDLIRGLKRVVGGGGGGAQGHRTRSVLVVAETALAVLLLVCAGLLLRSFVHLQRAQPGFDPEGVLTVKVDLPPLHYGFGTAAPAAFYDTLLERLRALPGVEQVGAVNGLPLDGARWTVPVKDPMRPVPEGTEPWQASVRIVTPGALEALRVKVLQGRGISAADQGAGGRAVLVNAAAARRFWPGEEPLGRTLDTGMDWGSGAMGGRVVGVVDDMALEGLGAPSLPEVYVPYVQARTTSLVVLLRTKGAPLDLAPAARAEIRALDASLAPGSVRTLASVVDRTVAPLRFYLLLAGAFAALAMVLSAVGLYGVVAYAVLQRTRELGIRMALGARQAQVLGLVLGRYLGLTACGLLIGLGLAAATSRGLTHLLSGVRPTDPLTYVAVAAVLLAVAVLAVLLPARRAARVSPAVALRAD, encoded by the coding sequence ATGACGATGACCCTTGGCCAGGACCTCCGCTTCGCGTTGCGCCGGCTTCGTGGCAGTCCCACCTTCACGCTGGTCGCGGTGGCCACGCTCGCGCTTGGGATTGGCGCCAACGTCTCCATCTTCAGCGTGGTGAATGCCGTGTTGCTGCGGCCGCTGCCCATGCACGACGACGCCCGTCTGGTGCGCGTGTACAGCCTGAGGACGCAGGGGCCGGGGCCCACCTCCGTGCTGGACTTCATGGACCTGCGTGAGCAGAGCCGCACGCTGAAGGGCCTGTCCGCGGTGGCGCCCGTGGCGGTGACGCTGGCTGCGGATAGCGCGGACACCTCGCCGGAGAAGGTGCAGGCGGGGATGGTGACGGGCGACTTCTTCCCGATGCTGGGCGCTCGCGTGCAGTTGGGGCGCGCGCTTCACCCCGATGACGTCCGGCCCGGCGCTCCGAAGGTGGCGGTGATTTCCCATGCGCTGTGGCAGCGGCGCTTCGGCGGGAGCGCCGCCGTGCTGGGGCGCTCGGTGGACCTGGGCGCTCCGGAGCCGTGGACGGTGGTGGGGGTGATGGCGCCGGGCTTCGACTTCCCCGCACGCTCGGAGCTGTGGAGCCCGCTGCTCTGGGAAGAGGGCATGACGAAGCCCGAGGGGCGCGGGGCGCACTGGCTGGAGGTGTACGGCCGCCTGGGCCCGGACGTGGCGCTGGAGTCCGCGCGCACCGAGCTCTCCGCCATCGCCCACCGTCTCGCGGAGCAGTACCCCCAGACGAACGAGGGCAAGGATGCGCGCGTGGAGCCGCTGCGCGACGTGCTGGTGGGCAACGTCCGGCCGTCGCTCCTGTTGATGCTGGGCGCGGTGGGCTTGGTGTTGCTCATTGCGTGCGCGAACCTCACGCACCTGCTCCTGGCGCGGGCAGCCTCGCGTGAGGGCGAAGTCTCCGTGCGCATCGCCCTGGGCGCGAGCCGTGGCCGCATCGCACGTGAGCTGTTGGTGGAGTGCGGCGTGCTCGCGGGGCTGGGCGCGGCCGTGGGGCTGCTGGTGGCGATGTGGGCGCTGGATGCGCTGGCCACGTGGGGGCCTCAGGACATTCCCCGCATCGAAGAGGTATCGCTGGATGGCCCGGTGCTGGCCTTCACCGCGGGACTGGCCGTGCTGACGACACTGCTGTTCGGGCTGGTGCCCGCGCTCCAGGCGGGGCGGCTGGACCTGATTCGTGGGTTGAAGCGGGTGGTGGGCGGCGGGGGTGGCGGCGCGCAGGGGCATCGCACGCGCTCCGTGCTCGTCGTGGCGGAGACGGCGCTGGCGGTGCTGCTGCTGGTGTGCGCGGGGTTGTTGCTGCGCAGCTTCGTGCACCTGCAACGGGCCCAGCCCGGCTTCGACCCCGAGGGCGTGCTGACGGTGAAGGTGGACCTGCCGCCGCTTCACTATGGCTTTGGCACCGCCGCGCCCGCGGCCTTCTATGACACGTTGCTCGAGCGGCTGCGGGCGCTGCCCGGCGTGGAGCAGGTTGGTGCCGTGAATGGGCTTCCACTGGATGGGGCCCGGTGGACCGTTCCCGTGAAGGACCCGATGCGGCCCGTTCCGGAGGGGACGGAGCCCTGGCAGGCCAGCGTGCGCATCGTGACGCCCGGGGCGCTGGAGGCCCTGCGCGTGAAGGTGCTTCAGGGCCGGGGAATCTCGGCGGCGGACCAGGGCGCGGGTGGGCGCGCGGTGCTGGTCAACGCTGCGGCGGCGCGCCGCTTCTGGCCTGGCGAAGAGCCCCTGGGGCGTACGTTGGACACCGGCATGGACTGGGGCAGCGGTGCCATGGGCGGACGCGTGGTGGGCGTGGTGGACGACATGGCGCTGGAAGGGCTTGGCGCGCCGTCCCTGCCGGAGGTGTACGTGCCCTACGTGCAGGCGCGGACCACGAGCTTGGTGGTGCTGCTGCGGACGAAGGGGGCGCCGCTCGACCTGGCTCCCGCGGCTCGCGCGGAGATTCGCGCGTTGGATGCGAGTCTGGCGCCCGGCAGTGTCCGCACGCTGGCCTCGGTGGTTGACCGCACGGTGGCGCCGCTGCGCTTCTACCTGTTGCTGGCGGGGGCCTTCGCGGCGCTGGCGATGGTGCTGTCGGCGGTGGGCCTCTATGGCGTCGTGGCCTACGCGGTGCTGCAGCGCACCCGCGAGCTGGGCATCCGCATGGCGCTGGGCGCGCGTCAGGCGCAGGTGCTGGGGCTGGTGCTCGGCCGCTACCTGGGGCTGACGGCGTGTGGGCTCCTCATTGGATTGGGGCTGGCGGCGGCCACCAGCCGCGGCCTCACGCACCTGCTGAGCGGCGTGCGGCCCACGGACCCACTGACGTACGTGGCCGTGGCGGCGGTGCTGTTGGCGGTGGCCGTCCTGGCGGTGCTGCTGCCCGCGCGCCGGGCCGCACGCGTCTCCCCCGCGGTGGCGCTCCGGGCGGACTGA
- a CDS encoding NAD(P)H-dependent flavin oxidoreductase, giving the protein MSPHRTNEALQKLGIQHPIIQGPFGGGLSTERLAAAVSNLGGLGSYGAYQLPPEEIGRVADRIRALTDKPFALNLWVSDHDAGGDALSHEDFDRIYRLFEPYYRELGVEKPAMPERFHHRFEDQVEALLEARPPIFSFVFGVPPASVLAECRRKGILTSGAATTLAEAEALDAAGVDLIVATGFEAGGHRPSFLARAEDSLMGTLALTPLVADRVKAPVISAGGIADGRGIRAALTLGAQAAQLGTAFLACEESGTTDAHRELLFSDRAKHTTLTRSFTGRLARGMRNRWTEEVAHQLSALAPFPIQGWFLSKLKPAAVKAGRTDLVSLWAGQATPNLRHRTVPALMESLIKELSAS; this is encoded by the coding sequence ATGAGCCCGCACCGAACGAACGAAGCCCTCCAGAAGCTGGGCATTCAACACCCCATCATCCAGGGCCCCTTCGGAGGCGGGCTCTCCACCGAACGGCTCGCGGCGGCGGTGTCGAACCTCGGAGGGCTGGGCTCGTATGGGGCGTATCAGCTCCCGCCCGAAGAGATTGGCCGCGTGGCGGACCGGATTCGGGCGCTGACGGACAAGCCCTTCGCGCTGAACCTCTGGGTCTCCGACCATGACGCGGGAGGAGACGCGCTCAGCCATGAGGATTTCGACCGCATCTACCGCCTCTTCGAGCCGTACTACCGCGAGCTCGGCGTGGAGAAGCCCGCCATGCCCGAGCGCTTCCACCACCGCTTCGAGGACCAGGTAGAGGCGCTGCTCGAAGCCCGTCCCCCCATCTTCAGCTTCGTGTTCGGCGTGCCCCCCGCCTCGGTCCTGGCGGAGTGCCGGCGCAAGGGCATCCTCACCTCCGGCGCGGCCACCACGCTGGCCGAAGCTGAGGCCCTGGACGCGGCGGGCGTCGACCTCATCGTGGCCACGGGCTTCGAGGCGGGCGGACACCGTCCGTCCTTCCTCGCGCGCGCCGAGGACTCGCTGATGGGGACGCTGGCCCTCACGCCGCTCGTCGCCGACCGCGTGAAGGCACCCGTCATCTCGGCGGGCGGCATCGCGGATGGCCGAGGCATTCGCGCCGCGCTCACACTGGGCGCCCAGGCCGCGCAACTGGGAACGGCGTTCCTTGCCTGCGAGGAATCGGGGACGACGGACGCCCACCGCGAGCTGCTCTTCAGCGACCGCGCGAAGCACACCACCTTGACGAGGTCCTTCACGGGCCGGCTGGCGCGAGGCATGCGCAATCGCTGGACAGAGGAGGTGGCCCATCAGCTGTCAGCGCTCGCGCCCTTCCCCATCCAGGGCTGGTTCCTGTCGAAGCTCAAGCCCGCGGCCGTCAAGGCGGGCCGCACGGACCTCGTGTCGCTCTGGGCAGGACAGGCCACGCCCAACCTGCGGCACCGGACCGTGCCCGCCCTGATGGAATCCCTCATCAAGGAACTCTCGGCTTCGTGA
- a CDS encoding DsbA family oxidoreductase: MAQSDTPVRLDVWSDYVCPFCYLELPVLEQLHARLGSALDIHWRAFELRPVPARPLAPVTEPPRSAWARTVYPLAEQRGLTMKPPPVQPKSRLALEAAEFAKDAGAFSPFHEALFRAFFADGRDIGDLRVLGALAEDVGMDRESLTRALEAGRYTARVLADEEEAQRLGIRGVPAMRLAGNGPVLLLNGAQPEETVRAAFMRVRPGPSLSAVH, from the coding sequence ATGGCCCAATCGGACACGCCGGTCCGCCTCGACGTCTGGAGCGATTACGTCTGCCCCTTCTGCTACCTCGAGCTCCCCGTCCTCGAGCAGTTACATGCCCGGCTGGGCTCGGCGCTCGACATCCACTGGCGCGCGTTCGAGCTGCGTCCGGTGCCCGCGCGGCCGCTCGCCCCGGTGACTGAGCCCCCGCGGTCGGCCTGGGCCCGCACCGTCTACCCGTTGGCCGAGCAGCGGGGCCTGACGATGAAGCCCCCGCCGGTCCAACCGAAGAGCCGGCTGGCGCTCGAAGCCGCCGAGTTCGCCAAGGACGCCGGCGCCTTCTCCCCGTTCCATGAGGCCCTCTTCCGCGCCTTCTTCGCGGACGGCCGGGACATCGGGGACCTGCGCGTGCTGGGGGCGCTAGCGGAGGACGTGGGCATGGACCGCGAGTCCCTGACACGCGCACTGGAGGCCGGCCGGTACACCGCGCGCGTGCTCGCCGACGAGGAGGAGGCCCAACGGCTGGGCATCCGCGGCGTCCCGGCCATGCGGCTCGCGGGCAATGGGCCCGTGCTCCTGCTGAACGGCGCTCAGCCAGAAGAAACCGTTCGCGCCGCCTTCATGCGCGTCCGGCCGGGCCCCTCCCTGAGTGCCGTCCACTGA